One window from the genome of Candidatus Binatota bacterium encodes:
- a CDS encoding amino acid permease: MSHSPVKRLGMTSAAAVVMGNMIGAGVFTTSGFALADLGDPNIVLVAWVVGGVLAMFGALSYGALVRRMPESGGEYLFLSRAVHPAAGFMAGWVSLLAGFTAPIAAAALGLQAYVAYSFGVTVRPEWIGTIAILAAGLMHGLRVRDGVLLQNIAVGLKMIVIGGFLVYGAFALPDLPPALAPVPAFELGAFAVTLVWISFAYSGWNAAVYIAEEVSDPEKTIQRSLILATATVTVVYLGLNAIFVYSAPIEMLAGRAEIGAVAAEALGGAPLKRAVSAIVVLALFTSISSMIMAGPRVYAKMADDGLFPAFFKAGAKSPGAAVALQTGLALVVLWSTGLAQLLGYIGFTLGLSAAATVGALLKIRLREGAERVPIPGFPWVPGIFIASTLLIAGFMAVREPMQAGLGLLTALVGLPLYFFAKRRAA; encoded by the coding sequence ATGTCTCATTCCCCAGTTAAAAGACTTGGCATGACCAGTGCCGCGGCCGTGGTCATGGGCAACATGATAGGGGCCGGCGTGTTCACTACTTCGGGTTTCGCGTTGGCCGATCTCGGTGATCCCAACATCGTGCTGGTGGCCTGGGTAGTGGGCGGAGTGCTGGCCATGTTCGGCGCGCTTTCCTACGGTGCGCTCGTGCGCCGCATGCCCGAGTCGGGTGGCGAGTATCTCTTTCTATCGAGAGCCGTGCACCCCGCCGCGGGTTTCATGGCCGGCTGGGTGTCCCTGCTCGCCGGTTTTACCGCCCCCATTGCAGCAGCGGCGCTGGGCCTGCAGGCCTACGTGGCCTACTCCTTCGGTGTCACCGTGCGCCCCGAATGGATAGGCACCATCGCCATACTGGCAGCGGGCCTGATGCACGGCTTACGCGTGCGAGATGGAGTCCTGCTGCAGAACATCGCGGTTGGTCTGAAGATGATAGTGATCGGCGGCTTCCTGGTATACGGAGCGTTCGCGCTTCCCGATCTACCGCCAGCGCTGGCGCCGGTTCCCGCCTTTGAGCTTGGAGCTTTCGCTGTTACCCTTGTGTGGATATCTTTCGCGTACTCGGGATGGAACGCAGCAGTTTACATTGCCGAGGAAGTATCAGACCCGGAGAAGACGATTCAGCGTTCGCTTATCCTCGCCACCGCCACGGTTACGGTGGTTTACCTCGGGCTCAACGCCATTTTTGTTTACTCGGCACCCATCGAGATGTTGGCCGGCAGGGCCGAGATCGGCGCGGTCGCTGCCGAAGCGCTCGGCGGCGCGCCTCTCAAACGCGCGGTGTCGGCCATCGTCGTACTTGCCCTCTTTACTTCGATTTCTTCGATGATCATGGCTGGTCCCAGGGTCTACGCGAAGATGGCAGACGACGGCTTGTTTCCGGCGTTCTTCAAGGCAGGGGCCAAGTCGCCGGGCGCCGCGGTCGCGCTTCAGACCGGCCTCGCGTTGGTCGTTCTATGGTCCACCGGCCTGGCCCAGTTGCTGGGCTACATAGGCTTCACCCTGGGCTTGTCGGCCGCCGCTACGGTGGGGGCATTGTTGAAGATCCGCCTGCGCGAGGGTGCCGAGAGGGTTCCCATACCGGGTTTCCCCTGGGTGCCGGGTATATTCATAGCGTCCACCCTGCTTATTGCTGGTTTCATGGCGGTGAGGGAACCGATGCAGGCGGGGCTGGGGCTGCTTACCGCGCTGGTAGGACTGCCGCTTTACTTTTTTGCGAAACGAAGAGCTGCTTGA
- a CDS encoding FkbM family methyltransferase: protein MRYDQHAVRFGESAMARWVTVSLLLVFFAAAAACNRDIPVDDTILEQESLYSQNNEEVIVRHFFQDAADGFFVDIGSYQWKAASTTYYLEEHLGWSGIAVDAQEQYRAGYEKNRPNTKFFSFFVSDQSNLKQPFFLAGPVSSHSKEHVKLFPRFAEAIDELTEIEVETITLDDLLAGNNVSEIDFLSVDVEGVERKVLDGFSIGKYKPGLVCVSAGIDVREEVLGYFEINDYEVINQYEAYDPVNLFFRPAR from the coding sequence ATGCGCTACGACCAACACGCGGTTCGATTCGGGGAATCGGCGATGGCTAGATGGGTAACGGTTTCACTACTACTCGTGTTTTTTGCCGCTGCCGCGGCTTGCAACAGGGATATCCCCGTCGACGATACTATCTTGGAACAGGAATCTCTGTATTCCCAAAATAACGAAGAGGTTATTGTACGACATTTCTTCCAAGACGCTGCTGACGGTTTTTTCGTCGACATCGGCTCCTACCAATGGAAGGCCGCGAGCACCACTTACTACTTGGAAGAACATCTTGGCTGGTCGGGAATCGCTGTGGATGCACAGGAGCAGTACAGAGCGGGCTATGAAAAGAACCGCCCCAATACCAAGTTTTTCAGCTTCTTCGTGTCAGACCAGTCCAACCTGAAACAGCCTTTCTTTCTTGCGGGGCCGGTCTCTTCCCATTCTAAAGAACACGTGAAGTTGTTCCCACGATTCGCGGAGGCAATTGATGAACTGACTGAGATCGAGGTTGAGACGATAACACTGGATGACCTGCTGGCGGGCAACAATGTATCCGAGATAGATTTTCTCTCTGTTGACGTTGAGGGCGTGGAGAGAAAGGTTCTCGACGGATTCAGCATCGGCAAGTACAAGCCTGGGCTTGTATGTGTTTCTGCCGGGATTGATGTCAGGGAAGAGGTACTGGGTTACTTCGAAATCAATGATTACGAAGTAATTAACCAGTACGAGGCCTACGATCCTGTTAACCTGTTTTTCCGGCCAGCCCGCTGA
- a CDS encoding acyltransferase: MLWLLRLLDRPGAKGAIDVEDELTTGRAVADRTNLRTPEIDWLKGLAILGVILIHAAPLRGTVVHEYLVNRAVPVFLVLFGMNAATWWRHRSGEPFVANLRQWYVSRFHRLALPWWSALALWWLFSFAYATSTTPPPAPRFLVVTFLGYAPWVGTSWFVTLVIQFIVVFPLLYWLLLRLGPVVGAALAGLVTVASHLLVLHVLGFMQALLLHSAPEGGFYYMHIFGLQHLWPVACGVYLASANWQDGPRWPGAAAAVWLVGVLLHSTMADSKLTAAALMHLLDVPLTVLLLRGMAIFKRMARGGNLLAWCGEHSWGIYLGQMVVHTSLLAVGWWGPLEEVVLRRWAYAAALTVGAVGLVVMGNALRQLRTVRD; encoded by the coding sequence ATGCTGTGGCTGTTGCGGCTGCTGGATCGACCGGGTGCGAAAGGGGCTATTGACGTGGAAGACGAACTGACAACTGGCCGCGCAGTGGCGGATCGGACGAACTTGCGGACGCCCGAAATCGACTGGCTCAAGGGCCTGGCCATACTCGGTGTCATACTCATTCACGCGGCACCGCTCAGGGGCACCGTCGTGCACGAGTACCTGGTCAACAGGGCGGTGCCGGTCTTCCTGGTGCTGTTCGGCATGAACGCGGCCACCTGGTGGCGGCACCGTAGCGGCGAGCCCTTCGTGGCCAATCTGCGCCAGTGGTACGTTTCGCGCTTCCACCGACTGGCCCTGCCCTGGTGGTCGGCGTTGGCCCTGTGGTGGCTGTTCTCTTTTGCATACGCGACATCGACTACCCCGCCTCCGGCGCCGCGTTTCCTGGTCGTGACTTTTCTGGGCTACGCGCCCTGGGTGGGGACCTCGTGGTTCGTCACGCTGGTCATCCAATTCATCGTTGTGTTCCCACTGCTGTACTGGCTGCTCCTGCGCCTGGGGCCTGTCGTCGGGGCTGCGTTGGCCGGCCTGGTAACCGTGGCCAGCCACCTGCTGGTGCTGCACGTACTGGGCTTCATGCAGGCCTTGCTGCTGCACTCTGCCCCCGAGGGTGGCTTTTACTACATGCACATATTCGGTCTGCAGCACTTGTGGCCGGTGGCCTGCGGGGTGTACCTGGCTTCTGCCAATTGGCAGGACGGGCCACGCTGGCCTGGCGCCGCCGCGGCGGTGTGGCTGGTCGGGGTACTGCTTCACTCCACCATGGCCGACTCGAAGTTAACGGCCGCGGCGCTGATGCACCTGCTGGACGTGCCGCTGACCGTGCTGCTGCTACGCGGGATGGCGATCTTCAAGCGAATGGCCCGCGGGGGCAACCTGTTGGCTTGGTGCGGTGAGCACAGCTGGGGGATTTATCTCGGGCAGATGGTCGTGCACACTTCGTTGTTGGCGGTGGGCTGGTGGGGGCCGCTCGAGGAAGTCGTCTTGCGGCGCTGGGCCTACGCGGCCGCGCTCACGGTTGGAGCGGTGGGCCTGGTAGTCATGGGTAACGCCTTGCGGCAGCTACGGACAGTCCGTGACTGA
- a CDS encoding class I SAM-dependent methyltransferase, with amino-acid sequence MGPEIVTEFSTSSSSDYGAVCKLCGCQDTVLYHEQGYRRLLSCRGCGLLFAHPLPDEREKEETERQAYVGEVLPEAAEFFESCNADFVEDEIVRGFRRVLRLLEQGRGQGRLLDVGAGTGLFMHLARQKGWQIKGLDLCELSREKALAEFGVEVDVGDFCSAPYQPGSFDCMTMLDVLEHSLDPGAFLARALELLKPGGLLYVAVPNQRSLLATLVDRWIWLGLPARRWFLERLYVSPHIFYFHPRLLKRALEDAGFEVVSVRGGNVYLGRYRLPWWMRVPLEVILNLGTLVGRSARIQVLARRPVD; translated from the coding sequence TTGGGGCCAGAAATCGTGACCGAATTTTCGACCAGCTCTTCGTCTGATTACGGGGCCGTCTGCAAACTCTGCGGCTGCCAGGACACCGTGCTTTACCACGAGCAGGGCTATCGACGCCTACTTTCCTGCCGGGGCTGTGGCTTGTTGTTTGCCCATCCGCTGCCCGACGAAAGAGAGAAAGAAGAGACCGAGCGACAGGCTTACGTGGGCGAAGTACTGCCCGAGGCGGCCGAGTTCTTTGAGAGCTGCAACGCTGATTTTGTTGAAGATGAAATCGTGCGCGGGTTTCGCCGCGTGCTCCGTCTGCTGGAGCAGGGGCGCGGTCAGGGTCGACTGCTCGACGTTGGGGCGGGAACTGGCCTGTTCATGCACCTGGCACGGCAAAAGGGCTGGCAGATCAAGGGGCTCGATCTTTGCGAACTCAGCCGCGAGAAGGCGCTCGCCGAATTCGGCGTGGAGGTAGACGTGGGTGACTTTTGCAGTGCGCCCTACCAGCCTGGGAGTTTCGACTGCATGACCATGCTCGATGTCCTCGAGCACTCGCTGGACCCGGGGGCGTTTCTCGCCCGCGCGCTGGAGTTGCTCAAGCCCGGCGGGCTGCTTTACGTGGCCGTGCCCAACCAGCGTTCGCTGTTGGCCACCCTGGTTGATCGCTGGATATGGCTGGGCTTACCCGCGAGGCGCTGGTTTCTCGAGCGGCTGTACGTGTCGCCACATATTTTTTATTTCCACCCGCGCTTGCTCAAGCGTGCCCTCGAGGACGCCGGCTTCGAGGTAGTCAGCGTGCGCGGCGGCAACGTGTACCTGGGTCGCTACCGCCTGCCATGGTGGATGCGCGTGCCGCTGGAGGTGATACTCAACCTTGGCACCCTGGTCGGTCGCAGCGCGCGCATACAGGTGCTGGCCAGGCGGCCGGTGGACTGA
- a CDS encoding class I SAM-dependent methyltransferase — MSSDKFTGERPGWGKDFDYDEARHLAAYRHAAVLAEGKRVLDTGCGEGFGTRTLVDTAASVVGLDYSEQAIEQCRRAWGRPGLEFHRVDLTEPGSFTDTFDLVINFQVVEHIEDPRPFIEGLRARIAPGGCLLLTTPNRLTTFSENPYHVREYTADELTELLSGVFSSVEMSGTFGNQKVTDFDAGREKAVKRIMALDPLGLRKLLPSSLINFAFARLSVLVRRQARGNIDGGAGGGDGITIDDFSIGSHDMDKALDLVALCRP; from the coding sequence ATGTCTTCAGATAAGTTTACCGGCGAGAGGCCAGGTTGGGGAAAAGACTTCGACTACGACGAGGCCCGCCACCTGGCGGCCTATCGCCACGCGGCCGTGCTGGCCGAGGGCAAGCGCGTGCTGGATACCGGTTGCGGCGAGGGCTTCGGTACCCGTACCCTGGTCGACACCGCTGCTTCTGTGGTCGGCCTTGACTATTCCGAGCAGGCCATCGAGCAGTGCCGCCGCGCCTGGGGGCGTCCCGGCCTCGAGTTTCACCGTGTGGACTTGACCGAGCCCGGCAGCTTTACCGACACATTTGATCTCGTGATCAATTTCCAGGTGGTGGAGCACATAGAAGATCCCCGGCCGTTTATTGAAGGCCTGCGAGCCAGGATCGCACCGGGTGGCTGCCTGTTGCTGACCACTCCCAACCGTCTCACGACTTTCTCCGAAAACCCCTACCACGTGCGCGAGTACACCGCCGACGAACTCACCGAGTTGCTGTCGGGCGTGTTCTCCAGCGTCGAGATGTCGGGCACCTTCGGCAACCAGAAGGTCACCGATTTTGATGCGGGCCGTGAAAAGGCGGTCAAGCGCATCATGGCACTCGACCCGCTGGGACTGCGCAAGCTGCTGCCGTCGTCGCTGATCAACTTTGCCTTCGCCAGGCTGTCGGTGCTCGTCCGGCGACAGGCCCGCGGCAATATCGACGGCGGCGCTGGTGGTGGAGATGGCATAACGATAGACGATTTTTCGATAGGCAGCCATGACATGGACAAGGCACTCGATCTCGTTGCCCTCTGCCGTCCCTGA
- a CDS encoding glycosyltransferase family 1 protein has protein sequence MPRRLLILNERDPRNPLSGGCEVYLFEIFSRLAAKGHHVTLLAATFPGCSREETIDGVHVRRLTNRYAFYFKGPLEARRLARAGSVDVVIDALSKLPFLSPWLVPAPCLALVMHLFGRTAFAQAPFPVALVTWLSEKLIPACYRSTPMASISPSTRDDLVDRGLPYEMVAIVPCGIDHGLYKPVAGSSSVSPLIGWLGRVEKYKRLDNMLEAMVGLRKQIPDARLVVIGDGGALQESRQLATRLGLDDCVEFVGFVSAERKVELLGQAHVLVNSSEKEGWGLTVIEGNACGTPTVASNVPGLRDSVVDGETGLLYEYADVAAMESALLKVLTDAQLRQRLGTAALEWAARFTWDAAACDVETLVERSLHGGGAPASLELQSPTF, from the coding sequence GTGCCCCGCCGCCTGCTGATACTCAACGAACGCGATCCGCGCAATCCCCTTTCGGGAGGCTGCGAGGTCTACCTGTTCGAAATCTTTTCGCGCCTGGCGGCCAAGGGGCATCACGTCACCTTGCTCGCCGCCACCTTTCCCGGCTGCTCGCGCGAAGAAACAATAGACGGCGTGCACGTACGCCGGCTTACCAACCGCTACGCTTTCTATTTCAAGGGGCCGTTGGAGGCTCGCCGGTTGGCGCGCGCGGGCAGCGTTGACGTGGTCATCGATGCGCTGTCGAAGCTGCCGTTTCTCAGCCCCTGGCTGGTGCCGGCCCCCTGCCTGGCGCTGGTCATGCACCTGTTCGGTAGGACCGCTTTTGCCCAGGCTCCGTTTCCCGTGGCGCTGGTCACCTGGCTTTCGGAAAAACTCATACCGGCCTGCTACCGCAGCACGCCCATGGCTTCTATCTCACCGAGCACAAGGGATGACCTCGTTGACCGCGGGCTGCCCTACGAGATGGTGGCCATAGTCCCTTGCGGCATAGACCACGGACTGTACAAGCCGGTTGCCGGCAGCAGCTCGGTGTCGCCGCTCATCGGTTGGCTCGGCCGTGTAGAGAAGTACAAGCGGCTGGACAACATGCTCGAGGCCATGGTCGGCCTGCGCAAGCAGATCCCCGACGCGCGGCTGGTGGTCATCGGCGACGGTGGCGCCCTCCAGGAATCCCGGCAACTGGCTACCCGCCTGGGCCTCGACGACTGCGTTGAGTTTGTCGGCTTCGTGTCGGCCGAGCGCAAGGTCGAGTTACTTGGCCAGGCCCACGTGCTCGTGAACTCCTCGGAGAAAGAAGGCTGGGGCCTGACCGTGATAGAGGGCAATGCCTGTGGCACGCCCACGGTCGCCAGCAACGTGCCCGGTCTGCGCGACTCGGTGGTCGATGGCGAAACCGGCCTGCTCTACGAATACGCCGACGTGGCGGCCATGGAGTCGGCCCTGCTCAAGGTGCTGACCGACGCCCAGCTTCGCCAGCGGCTCGGGACCGCGGCCTTGGAATGGGCCGCCCGCTTTACCTGGGACGCGGCGGCCTGCGACGTTGAAACGTTGGTGGAGCGATCGCTGCACGGTGGCGGGGCCCCGGCCTCCCTGGAGTTGCAGTCTCCGACGTTCTGA
- a CDS encoding polyprenol monophosphomannose synthase translates to MKKIVCIPTYNEAPNAAKIISAVLVVDPENEVLIIDDNSPDGTGELVDRIVAENPRVHVLHRPGKQGIGPAYKEGFARALDLGADLIVQMDADFSHPVDALEKFYKHIENYDVVLGSRYIDGITVVNWPMGRLMLSYFGNVYAQKVLGGLPVMDATGGFKCWRREVLEAIDLPGVRSNGYGFQIEMNYRAWRLGYRLHETPIIFADRREGTSKMNKKIAIEALVVVWWLKLADLMGRLEKPKLVRVDGPGSS, encoded by the coding sequence ATGAAAAAGATAGTCTGCATACCGACTTACAACGAGGCACCCAACGCCGCCAAGATCATTTCGGCGGTTCTCGTGGTCGACCCCGAAAACGAGGTTTTGATCATCGATGACAACTCGCCCGACGGCACCGGTGAGCTTGTTGATCGCATCGTGGCCGAGAACCCGAGGGTTCACGTGCTGCACCGTCCCGGCAAGCAGGGTATAGGCCCGGCCTACAAGGAAGGCTTCGCCCGCGCGCTGGACCTTGGCGCCGACCTCATCGTGCAGATGGACGCCGATTTTTCGCACCCGGTCGACGCCCTGGAAAAGTTCTACAAGCATATCGAGAACTACGACGTTGTGCTGGGCTCGCGCTACATCGACGGCATCACCGTGGTCAACTGGCCCATGGGGCGGCTCATGCTGAGCTACTTCGGCAACGTGTACGCACAGAAAGTACTGGGCGGCCTGCCGGTTATGGATGCTACCGGCGGATTCAAGTGCTGGCGCCGCGAGGTGCTCGAGGCTATCGACCTGCCGGGCGTGCGCTCTAACGGCTACGGTTTCCAGATCGAGATGAACTACCGAGCCTGGCGACTGGGTTACCGCCTGCACGAAACGCCCATCATCTTTGCCGACCGCAGGGAAGGCACGTCCAAGATGAACAAGAAGATCGCGATCGAGGCGCTGGTGGTGGTCTGGTGGCTCAAGCTGGCCGACTTGATGGGCCGACTCGAGAAACCCAAGCTCGTCCGGGTCGACGGCCCGGGCTCATCCTGA
- a CDS encoding glycosyltransferase family 2 protein — MVQHRPSHPRSLRPGAGRWPGAAVKVTAVVLDWNGHQDTLACLRSLREVSGLDIVVVDNGSRPRLAEACGDELVGVTLLENDQNLGYAGGNNVGLKRALADGAEAVWVLNNDTVVDPEALDLLLACLERHPRAAAVAPAVLSADDPSRLWVAWGEVNWLQSLVRLVGQGREYGPRWQGEREVPWLPGCSVLFRRAALEAVGLFDENYFAYHEDVDWAARARELGWSMHYSGLATVVHRGSASSGGYSGFKRYLSARNSVLYARRHGSFQQRVLLAAAIVLTLPFQYLRRLATGEQGGVLLKLRGWLDGLAGRPIPFEQLHLR; from the coding sequence CTGGTCCAACACCGCCCGTCTCACCCGCGCAGTCTACGCCCGGGCGCTGGCCGCTGGCCGGGGGCAGCAGTGAAAGTCACCGCGGTAGTGCTCGACTGGAACGGACACCAGGACACGCTGGCCTGCCTGCGCAGCCTGCGTGAAGTGAGCGGCCTGGACATCGTAGTGGTCGACAACGGCTCAAGGCCGCGGCTGGCGGAGGCCTGTGGCGACGAACTCGTCGGTGTGACCCTGCTGGAGAACGATCAGAACCTGGGTTACGCGGGTGGCAACAACGTTGGACTGAAGCGCGCGCTGGCCGACGGGGCCGAGGCCGTGTGGGTGCTCAACAACGATACCGTGGTCGATCCCGAAGCGCTGGATCTCCTGCTGGCCTGCCTTGAGCGTCACCCGCGGGCCGCGGCCGTGGCGCCGGCCGTGCTTTCAGCCGACGATCCGAGCCGCCTGTGGGTGGCCTGGGGCGAGGTCAACTGGTTGCAGAGCCTTGTGCGCCTGGTGGGGCAGGGACGCGAGTATGGCCCGCGCTGGCAGGGCGAGCGCGAGGTGCCGTGGCTGCCCGGTTGCTCGGTGCTGTTCAGGCGCGCGGCCTTGGAGGCGGTGGGCCTGTTCGACGAAAACTATTTTGCCTACCACGAAGACGTCGACTGGGCGGCGAGGGCGCGAGAGCTGGGCTGGAGCATGCACTACAGCGGGCTGGCCACGGTCGTTCACCGGGGCAGCGCGAGCAGTGGCGGCTACTCGGGCTTCAAGCGTTACCTGAGCGCTCGCAACAGCGTTCTCTATGCGCGGCGTCACGGCAGTTTTCAGCAGCGGGTGCTGCTCGCGGCCGCCATAGTACTCACGCTGCCTTTTCAATACCTGCGCCGCCTGGCCACGGGCGAGCAGGGCGGGGTGTTGCTCAAACTACGCGGCTGGCTGGACGGCCTCGCTGGCCGCCCCATCCCCTTCGAGCAGCTCCACCTCCGCTAA
- a CDS encoding glycosyltransferase family 1 protein, producing the protein MNVALSAVAGTLGGPATYAVELAGALAKEFPADEYTVFTDHPDAFGGRVETVRVRLRSAWEQPLWDHLWMRRALLGHPAELFHGTKGVLPGLLGRPGVVTVHDVAHLVYPESFALAQRLHLALETPRSISLAKAVLTDSQSTAHDLASHYPAVSDKVEVVPLGVPAAGVRPGDDEIEAWRREQGIGPRVIGYLGTVQPRKNLDLLVDAFSSLSAGSDWQLLVAGRLRPGYRPAFLDRNLPGVRYLGPLDDEEIPLFLGSLRCMVSPSSYEGFGLTFLEAMAAGCPVVGFANSSIPEVVGNAGLLVENEDSASLAAAIGRLLEDDELAEQLAKAGLERAANFTWSNTARLTRAVYARALAAGRGQQ; encoded by the coding sequence GTGAATGTAGCCCTGTCAGCTGTGGCCGGCACCCTGGGCGGCCCGGCCACTTACGCGGTCGAGCTGGCCGGCGCCCTGGCAAAAGAGTTTCCCGCCGACGAGTACACGGTTTTTACTGACCACCCGGACGCCTTCGGCGGCCGTGTTGAGACCGTCAGGGTGCGCCTGCGCAGTGCCTGGGAGCAGCCGCTGTGGGATCACCTGTGGATGCGCCGCGCCCTGCTCGGGCACCCCGCCGAGCTTTTTCACGGTACCAAGGGCGTGTTGCCGGGCCTGCTGGGGCGCCCGGGCGTGGTGACGGTGCACGACGTAGCCCACCTGGTCTATCCCGAGAGCTTCGCCCTGGCCCAGCGCCTGCACCTGGCCCTGGAGACCCCGCGCAGCATAAGCCTCGCCAAGGCGGTGCTCACCGATTCACAGAGTACGGCCCATGATCTTGCCAGCCACTACCCGGCCGTGAGCGACAAGGTGGAGGTGGTGCCGCTGGGTGTACCTGCGGCCGGAGTGCGACCGGGCGACGACGAGATCGAGGCCTGGCGACGCGAGCAGGGCATAGGACCCCGGGTCATCGGCTACCTGGGCACGGTGCAACCGCGCAAGAATCTCGACCTGCTGGTCGATGCTTTCAGCAGCCTGTCGGCTGGCAGTGACTGGCAGTTGCTGGTCGCCGGACGCTTGCGGCCGGGCTACCGGCCGGCGTTTCTTGACCGCAACCTGCCCGGGGTTCGCTACCTCGGGCCCCTGGACGACGAAGAGATTCCGCTGTTTCTCGGCAGCCTGCGCTGCATGGTTTCGCCATCTTCGTACGAGGGTTTCGGGCTCACCTTTCTCGAGGCCATGGCCGCCGGCTGCCCGGTGGTCGGCTTTGCCAACAGCTCCATACCCGAGGTGGTGGGAAACGCGGGCCTGCTGGTCGAAAACGAAGACTCGGCGTCGCTGGCCGCGGCCATCGGCCGCCTGCTGGAGGACGATGAGCTGGCCGAACAGCTGGCGAAGGCCGGCCTTGAGCGCGCCGCGAATTTTACCTGGTCCAACACCGCCCGTCTCACCCGCGCAGTCTACGCCCGGGCGCTGGCCGCTGGCCGGGGGCAGCAGTGA